In Myxococcus guangdongensis, one genomic interval encodes:
- a CDS encoding YfhO family protein has translation MSSPLSTRAREGLLVLGASVLGTLLFFHRLLASGGVFCERDMLRVYAPTREYWATCVSQGAWPSWYPFNALGQPFAGATVTGAFHPANVLMLLFDGPVALTVMVLACYPLAATGTYLFLRARRVGIEASVLGALAFTLSGYLVSLTSNLLYLQAAAMLPWLLLFSDAVLTRASRAAAGALGVTLALVLLAGDPQGFTVGGATVALVVLLGPLGEGVTRRRAALVAGAGLLLAVVVAAAQLWASASVLPETFAQRRTAEAAQLWSVHPLRVLDMTVGNVLALEPPLRGAVAQGLLSLGTTDFWARSLYVGLPVLFLAGVAAWARRRERWVQLALGFVGLAGLLMLGRHTPLYGWVYELLPPWRAFRYPEKLTVHATFWLAVLAAWGADVLLERTRDERRRAAWGLLGTGVGVLLLAMTGTGLWLVESLRGLYSGPAEVWREVARQLGERLTVDAACVAVSCIAMGGVALLRVPARRVGVAWVALLAVDLGRATEPAYVSCARSLLDAPPPFVETLQQRVGAPLQGRARVFTAAGIALPETMEGLSPDETQVAGARVVLAADSAASWGVESANWYLPALSARVADLLKDPQQWWNRFGPLAGVGYFVADEQQVKARGLQSAVLATSEPFHVALLAHPRPLSRVYLARPLCVANAEEGLALLSSPGFVPGVQAVVECHEPLPVPPEGEPLGQARLERYGVDEVEVTVQAKHPAVLVLSDAYFSGWSATVDDVPTEVLVANHALRAVAVPPGAHRVVWRYSPPGEGVSMAVSGLGFLVCLLLMVPWPRRPRPAPGVTPSGRSDTPH, from the coding sequence ATGTCCTCTCCTCTTTCGACCCGCGCGCGCGAGGGCCTCCTCGTCCTGGGGGCCTCGGTCCTCGGGACGCTGCTGTTCTTCCATCGGCTGCTCGCCTCGGGGGGCGTGTTCTGTGAGCGGGACATGCTGCGCGTGTACGCCCCGACGCGGGAGTACTGGGCGACGTGTGTGAGCCAGGGCGCGTGGCCCAGCTGGTATCCCTTCAACGCGCTGGGCCAGCCCTTCGCGGGCGCCACCGTCACGGGCGCATTCCACCCGGCCAACGTGCTGATGCTGCTGTTCGACGGCCCGGTGGCCCTCACGGTGATGGTGCTCGCGTGTTATCCGCTGGCGGCCACGGGCACGTACCTGTTCCTGAGGGCGCGGCGGGTGGGCATCGAGGCCTCCGTGCTGGGGGCGCTCGCCTTCACGCTGAGCGGCTATCTGGTCAGCCTCACCAGCAACCTGTTGTACCTCCAGGCCGCGGCCATGCTGCCGTGGCTCCTGCTGTTCTCGGACGCGGTGCTGACGCGGGCCTCGCGGGCGGCGGCGGGCGCGCTGGGCGTGACGCTGGCGCTGGTGCTGCTCGCGGGAGATCCACAGGGCTTCACGGTGGGCGGCGCCACGGTGGCGCTGGTGGTGCTCCTGGGGCCGCTGGGTGAGGGCGTGACGCGACGCCGCGCGGCGCTGGTGGCGGGGGCGGGGCTCCTGCTCGCGGTGGTGGTGGCCGCCGCGCAGCTCTGGGCCTCCGCGTCGGTGTTGCCGGAGACCTTCGCGCAGCGGCGCACCGCGGAGGCCGCGCAGCTGTGGTCCGTGCATCCGCTGCGGGTGCTGGACATGACGGTGGGCAATGTCCTGGCGCTGGAGCCGCCGCTCCGGGGCGCGGTGGCCCAGGGGTTGTTGAGCCTGGGGACGACGGACTTCTGGGCGCGCTCGCTCTACGTGGGCCTGCCCGTGTTGTTCCTGGCGGGCGTGGCGGCGTGGGCGCGGCGTCGGGAGCGCTGGGTGCAACTGGCGCTCGGGTTCGTGGGGTTGGCGGGGCTGTTGATGCTCGGCCGACACACGCCGCTCTACGGGTGGGTCTATGAGCTGCTGCCGCCCTGGAGGGCCTTCCGCTATCCGGAGAAGCTCACGGTGCATGCCACGTTCTGGCTGGCCGTGCTGGCCGCGTGGGGCGCGGACGTGCTGCTGGAGCGCACGCGGGACGAGCGTCGACGCGCGGCGTGGGGTCTGCTGGGCACGGGCGTGGGGGTGTTGCTCCTGGCCATGACGGGGACGGGGCTGTGGCTGGTGGAGTCCCTGCGGGGGCTCTACTCGGGGCCCGCGGAGGTGTGGCGGGAGGTGGCGCGCCAGCTGGGCGAGCGGCTCACGGTGGATGCGGCCTGCGTGGCCGTCAGTTGCATCGCCATGGGCGGCGTGGCCCTCTTGCGCGTGCCCGCGCGGCGGGTGGGCGTGGCGTGGGTGGCGCTGCTGGCCGTCGACCTCGGGCGCGCCACGGAGCCCGCGTATGTCTCCTGTGCGCGGAGTCTGCTCGATGCGCCGCCACCGTTCGTCGAGACGCTCCAGCAGCGCGTGGGGGCGCCTTTGCAGGGACGGGCGCGTGTCTTCACGGCCGCGGGCATCGCCCTGCCGGAGACGATGGAGGGCTTGAGCCCGGACGAGACGCAGGTGGCGGGCGCGCGCGTGGTGCTGGCGGCGGACTCGGCCGCGTCCTGGGGCGTGGAGAGCGCGAACTGGTATCTGCCCGCGCTGTCCGCTCGCGTGGCGGACCTGCTCAAGGACCCGCAGCAGTGGTGGAACCGCTTCGGGCCGCTCGCGGGCGTCGGGTACTTCGTGGCCGATGAGCAACAGGTGAAGGCCCGGGGGCTGCAGAGCGCGGTGCTCGCCACGAGCGAGCCGTTCCACGTGGCGCTGCTCGCGCATCCCCGTCCGCTCTCGCGGGTGTATCTCGCCAGGCCTCTGTGCGTGGCGAACGCCGAGGAGGGACTGGCGCTGCTCTCCTCGCCGGGCTTCGTTCCCGGAGTCCAGGCCGTGGTGGAGTGCCACGAGCCGTTGCCCGTGCCGCCCGAGGGTGAGCCACTGGGGCAGGCCAGGCTCGAGCGGTACGGGGTGGACGAGGTGGAGGTGACGGTGCAGGCGAAGCACCCGGCGGTCCTGGTGCTCTCGGATGCATACTTCTCCGGCTGGAGCGCCACCGTGGACGACGTGCCGACGGAGGTCCTCGTCGCCAATCACGCCCTGCGCGCGGTGGCCGTCCCGCCGGGTGCCCACCGCGTGGTGTGGCGCTACTCACCTCCGGGCGAGGGCGTCTCGATGGCGGTGAGCGGCCTGGGGTTCCTCGTGTGTCTGCTCCTCATGGTGCCCTGGCCGCGCCGCCCACGTCCCGCGCCCGGAGTCACGCCCTCCGGGCGCTCGGACACCCCTCACTGA
- a CDS encoding sensor histidine kinase: MSPERRNTFRWRDVPHLLSTRLLAAFLVPTLLILAVTGTAVYQLARAILEEELGTSLSNIAAATASQLNGERMLTIEPGDDVGGTRTWRNVVRLLEGVREASNVRRVFAVDVQGRVRADVGGGLPVGAEVPELARDRLELARVFAGQHAASQVLFTGSDGRLYKTGYAPITQSGQVVGAVGVEGSAAFFGPLQRLSRTFAIMGALALAALAVIALLTARGLSRPLRRLMDSALRIGRGDLTTPVPPEPTREIGVLARELEVMRGALESRDRQLKMMLAGVAHEVRNPLGGIALFSGLLQEDLRAGAHEDARTHVERIQREVAFLQRIVDDFLAFAREQPLARAPVEAPALLSIVSELSSAEAQSRGVVLDVEATPALLEADGSLLTAALLNLVKNAVQASPSGGHVRIHGAVHEGRYAIQVHDAGAGVPELQKERIFEPFFTTREKGTGLGLPLARKIARAHGGELHLTSAPGDTTFTLTLPLGAVSPPR, translated from the coding sequence ATGAGCCCGGAGCGCCGAAACACCTTCCGCTGGAGGGACGTCCCCCACCTGTTGTCGACGCGGCTGCTCGCGGCGTTCCTCGTCCCCACCCTGCTCATCCTCGCGGTGACGGGCACGGCGGTGTACCAGCTGGCGCGCGCCATCCTCGAGGAGGAGCTGGGCACCAGCCTCTCCAACATCGCCGCCGCCACCGCCAGCCAGCTCAACGGCGAGCGAATGCTCACCATCGAGCCCGGCGACGACGTGGGCGGCACCCGGACGTGGCGCAACGTGGTGCGCCTGCTCGAAGGCGTGCGCGAGGCCAGCAACGTGCGCCGCGTCTTCGCCGTGGACGTGCAGGGGCGCGTGCGCGCGGACGTGGGCGGCGGCCTGCCCGTGGGCGCGGAGGTGCCGGAGCTCGCGCGAGACAGGCTGGAGCTGGCGCGCGTCTTCGCCGGCCAACACGCCGCCAGCCAGGTGCTCTTCACCGGCTCCGACGGGCGCCTCTACAAGACGGGCTATGCCCCCATCACCCAGTCCGGCCAGGTGGTGGGCGCGGTGGGCGTGGAGGGCAGCGCGGCCTTCTTCGGCCCCCTGCAGCGGCTGTCGCGCACCTTCGCCATCATGGGCGCGCTCGCCCTCGCCGCCCTCGCCGTCATCGCGCTGCTCACCGCGCGGGGCCTGTCGCGCCCGCTGCGCCGGCTGATGGACTCCGCCCTGCGCATCGGCCGGGGCGACCTCACCACGCCCGTGCCCCCCGAGCCCACGCGCGAAATCGGCGTGCTCGCGCGCGAGCTGGAGGTGATGCGCGGCGCGCTGGAGAGCCGCGACCGACAGCTCAAGATGATGCTCGCCGGCGTGGCCCACGAGGTGCGCAACCCCCTGGGCGGCATCGCCCTGTTCTCCGGCCTGCTCCAGGAGGACCTCCGCGCCGGCGCTCACGAGGACGCCCGCACGCACGTCGAGCGCATCCAACGCGAGGTGGCCTTCCTGCAGCGCATCGTCGACGACTTCCTCGCCTTCGCCCGCGAGCAGCCCCTGGCCCGCGCGCCCGTGGAGGCCCCCGCGCTGCTGTCCATCGTCAGCGAGCTGTCCTCCGCGGAGGCCCAGTCCCGGGGCGTGGTGCTGGACGTGGAGGCCACGCCCGCCCTGCTCGAGGCCGACGGCAGCCTGCTCACCGCCGCCCTCCTGAACCTGGTGAAGAACGCCGTGCAGGCCTCGCCGTCCGGAGGCCACGTGCGCATCCACGGCGCCGTGCACGAGGGCCGCTACGCCATCCAGGTCCACGACGCCGGCGCGGGCGTGCCCGAGCTCCAGAAGGAGCGCATCTTCGAGCCCTTCTTCACCACCCGGGAGAAGGGCACGGGCCTGGGCCTGCCCCTGGCGCGCAAGATTGCCCGCGCGCACGGAGGCGAGCTGCACCTGACGTCCGCGCCGGGCGACACCACCTTCACCCTGACGCTGCCGTTGGGCGCTGTCAGCCCGCCTCGTTGA
- a CDS encoding methyl-accepting chemotaxis protein, with product MSIEDSLIREYRWRALRVFLSWVVPAAPIAAYLNGMSMGVAGWEGVRAVAWVLPPILVGLGMLYPALLMRWMVGNALRSRAGDKPGERLERILRLPWRVAVGTSWVGWTLGGFWFSLHVCLTWHKDVSQVVLGTIIGVCCGVLLGFPISVSLERMLLPLALEEQRKHAMVAQEGGGFSWPRQAWFLPFTFGGSIISALVLSGCVVVVKLEAIRDTLALQLESEGARRSARMLMELGGVLAGELAFSLAWVGGLLLLPGITMWMLARRQARAADAVGQAIESVAAGRVVAPAWVSTDEMGDLAAGMNAVLARLRQLPLTLQSSASRLGEAGGHLRAANDAQQQSLSKQSAALHQAQVTSEEIRRTSSMAADRAEAVLQVARRAEALGLQGEAAVEKSVAGLADIRGAVDGIQQRLDKLARSASLIGDITETVKDLAAQSHLLAVNAAIEAARSGEQGKGFAVVAREVRALADQSLQSTQRIRDVLQDVSVGIQDAARMGEQGVRTIGSGLDQMRASGDSLRALSLMSQENSAAARQIAAAVTQQNAGISQISIAISDLSQIMDATMKRLESTQEATRTLAQVSGEVGQMARQFNEAG from the coding sequence ATGAGCATCGAAGATTCGTTGATTCGCGAGTATCGCTGGCGCGCGCTCAGGGTGTTCCTGTCGTGGGTGGTTCCCGCGGCGCCCATCGCGGCGTACCTCAACGGCATGTCCATGGGGGTCGCCGGGTGGGAGGGCGTGAGGGCGGTGGCGTGGGTGCTGCCGCCCATCCTGGTGGGCCTGGGGATGCTCTACCCCGCGCTGCTGATGCGATGGATGGTGGGCAACGCGCTGCGCTCGCGCGCGGGCGACAAGCCCGGTGAGCGGCTGGAGCGCATCCTGCGGCTGCCGTGGCGCGTGGCGGTGGGGACGTCGTGGGTGGGGTGGACGCTGGGGGGCTTCTGGTTCAGCCTCCACGTGTGCCTGACGTGGCACAAGGATGTGTCGCAGGTGGTGCTGGGGACCATCATCGGCGTGTGCTGTGGCGTGCTGCTGGGCTTTCCCATCAGCGTCTCGCTCGAGCGGATGTTGTTGCCGCTGGCGTTGGAGGAGCAGCGCAAGCACGCCATGGTGGCGCAGGAGGGCGGCGGCTTCTCGTGGCCCCGGCAGGCGTGGTTCCTGCCCTTCACCTTCGGCGGCTCCATCATCTCCGCGTTGGTGCTCAGCGGCTGCGTGGTGGTGGTGAAGCTGGAGGCCATCCGGGACACGCTGGCGCTGCAGTTGGAGTCCGAGGGCGCGCGGCGCTCGGCGCGGATGTTGATGGAGCTGGGCGGGGTGCTGGCGGGGGAGCTGGCCTTCAGCCTGGCGTGGGTGGGCGGGCTGCTCCTGCTGCCGGGCATCACCATGTGGATGCTGGCGCGCAGGCAGGCGCGGGCGGCGGACGCGGTGGGGCAGGCGATTGAATCCGTGGCGGCGGGGCGCGTGGTGGCGCCCGCGTGGGTGTCCACGGACGAGATGGGGGATTTGGCCGCGGGGATGAACGCGGTGCTGGCGCGGCTGCGGCAACTGCCCCTGACGTTGCAGTCCTCGGCGTCGCGGCTGGGGGAGGCGGGAGGCCACCTGCGCGCGGCGAACGACGCGCAGCAGCAGAGCCTGTCGAAGCAGTCGGCGGCGCTGCACCAGGCGCAGGTGACGTCGGAGGAGATACGCCGCACCTCGAGCATGGCGGCGGACCGGGCGGAGGCGGTGCTGCAGGTGGCGCGGCGCGCGGAGGCGCTGGGGCTGCAGGGCGAGGCGGCGGTGGAGAAGAGCGTGGCGGGGCTGGCGGACATCCGCGGCGCGGTGGACGGCATCCAGCAGCGGCTGGACAAGCTGGCCCGGAGCGCCTCGCTGATTGGCGACATCACGGAGACGGTGAAGGATTTGGCCGCGCAGTCGCACCTGCTCGCGGTGAACGCGGCCATCGAGGCGGCGCGCTCGGGGGAGCAGGGCAAGGGGTTCGCCGTGGTGGCCCGCGAGGTGCGGGCGCTGGCGGACCAGTCGCTGCAGTCCACGCAGCGCATCCGCGACGTGCTCCAGGACGTCAGCGTGGGCATCCAGGACGCGGCCCGCATGGGGGAGCAGGGCGTGCGCACCATCGGCTCGGGGCTGGACCAGATGCGGGCGTCGGGAGATTCGCTGCGGGCGCTGTCGTTGATGTCGCAGGAGAACTCGGCCGCGGCCCGGCAGATCGCCGCCGCCGTGACGCAGCAGAACGCGGGCATCTCGCAGATCTCCATCGCCATCTCGGACCTGTCGCAAATCATGGACGCGACGATGAAGCGGCTGGAGTCCACCCAGGAGGCCACGCGCACGCTCGCGCAGGTGTCCGGCGAGGTGGGGCAGATGGCGCGTCAGTTCAACGAGGCGGGCTGA